From Erigeron canadensis isolate Cc75 chromosome 8, C_canadensis_v1, whole genome shotgun sequence, one genomic window encodes:
- the LOC122578703 gene encoding protein GET1-like — MEKISPLNAPFIFFFVLIFQLFDKFLSDMKKKANVNEKDVQLRAEIKQLLKEAATLSEPSTFAQSAKLKRLAAAKERELTRSQESASKKIKPKLVLFEKMLIISKVLTYLTFIVWFWRIPVATISTELVQPFGRFLSLKTGRSFSDTVMVGIIPWLILSNRVGKYFCDIIAYIFEPK, encoded by the exons ATGGAGAAAATAAGCCCACTAAATGCTCCATTTATCTTCTTCTTCGTCTTGATTTTTCAGTTGTTTGACAAGTTCTTATCAGATatgaaaaag AAAGCAAATGTGAATGAGAAGGATGTGCAATTACGTGCTGAAATCAAGCAATTGTTGAAGGAGGCAGCCACTTTGTCAGA GCCATCAACGTTTGCTCAATCTGCAAAACTTAAGAGATTGGCAGCAGCTAAGGAGAGAGAGCTTACAAGAA GTCAAGAGTCAGCCAGCAAGAAGATAAAACCAAAACTTGTTTTGTTTGAGAAAATGTTGATAATTTCAAAG GTTCTTACATATCTTACGTTCATTGTGTGGTTTTGGCGGATTCCTGTGGCTACCATATCCACAGAACTTGTGCAACCCTTTG GGAGGTTTTTATCATTGAAAACTGGACGTTCTTTCAGTGACACTGTAATG GTTGGTATTATACCTTGGTTGATATTATCCAACAGGGTTGGCAAATACTTCTGCGACATTATTGCTTATATCTTTGAACCTAAATAG
- the LOC122578216 gene encoding high mobility group B protein 3-like, protein MKGAKSKSESKNSRLGVKKREAPAVKKAPAKKTKEAKDPNKPKRPASAFFVFMEDFRKQYKEKHPNNKSVSVVGKAGGDKWKSLSEAEKAPYVAKAEKRKSEYEKTLQAYNKKLAEGKDAEEEEEESDKSKSEVHDDEDDSAEDEAEDDDDDDDE, encoded by the exons ATGAAAGGAGCCAAATCCAAATCTGAGTCCAAAAACAGCAG GCTTGGAGTGAAGAAAAGAGAAGCACCAGCTGTGAAGAAAGCGCCCGCGAAGAAAACCAAAGAAGCCAAGGATCCCAACAAACCTAAAAGGCCCGCTAGTGCCTTTTTTGTgttcat GGAAGATTTCAGGAAACAGTATAAGGAAAAACATCCCAACAACAAATCTGTGTCGGTT GTTGGTAAGGCTGGGGGTGACAAATGGAAATCATTATCCGAAGCT GAGAAAGCTCCATATGTAGCTAAGGCGGAGAAGAGGAAGTCTGAATACGAGAAAACTCTCCAGGCCTACAACAAGAAATTG GCCGAAGGAAAGGAtgctgaagaagaagaagaggagtcTGACAAGTCAAAGTCAGAAGTTCACGACGATGAAGATGACAGTGCAGAG GATGAGGCGGaggacgatgatgatgatgacgatgagtGA